A single region of the Glycine max cultivar Williams 82 chromosome 20, Glycine_max_v4.0, whole genome shotgun sequence genome encodes:
- the LOC100306122 gene encoding clathrin adaptor protein complex small subunit: MINFVLLISRQGKVRLTKWYSPYSQKERSKVIRELSGMILSRAPKQCNFVEWRGHKVVYKRYASLYFCMCIDQDDNELEVLEMIHHFVEILDRYFGSVCELDLIFNFHKAYYILDEILIAGELQESSKKTVARLIAAQDSLVENAKEEASSFSNIIAQATK, from the exons ATG ATCAACTTTGTGCTTCTCATTAGTCGCCAAGGGAAGGTGAGATTGACAAAATGGTACTCACCTTATTCTCAGAAAGAAAGGAGTAAG GTAATCCGTGAGCTCAGTGGAATGATTCTTTCCCGTGCGCCCAAGCAATGTAATTTTGTGGAATGGCGAGGACATAAAGTTGTTTATAAAAG GTATGCTAGTCTCTATTTCTGCATGTGCATTGATCAAGATGACAATGAATTAGAAGTCCTTGAAATGATTCATCATTTTGTGGAGATTCTTGACCGGTATTTTGGCAGT GTCTGTGAACTGGACTTAATATTCAACTTTCACAAG GCCTACTATATACTAGATGAAATTCTAATTGCCGGTGAGCTTCAAGAGTCCAGCAAGAAAACAGTTGCCCGATTGATAGCAGCACAG GATTCGTTGGTGGAGAATGCAAAGGAAGAAGCCAGTTCGTTTAGTAATATAATTGCACAAGCCACTAAGTGA